The DNA sequence CGGGCTTTCATCTGATTGCTTTTATTTATTACAGATAACAGTGAAACGTATTACTTTATTTTGTTGAGAATAGGTAATTCAAAGCTGTTGTAGTCATCACGCTGATAATCACACAAGTTAAATTGGTGATATAATTTATGCCTAAACTAATGCCAATGGGGAGAGACTGACTTTTCTAAGATAGTAGCAGCTGGGTTTTCCACATTTCTGGTTGTAGTTTTTAGCAATATTTTCAGATGTTACTCACTTTGAGTTTACATTCATTAAGCAAATTTACATATTTTAGCGATCTTTACGAGGATTTAGTTCTATAGTTAAATTTAAACTTGAAACATTCTATTTAGCTAAAAACAAGCCAAAGTGCAATGTGGACAAAATTTAGATTATTCTATTGTGTTGCGAATATAAACACACTTTAGATGGGATGTTATACGTTTAAGTATGTAAGATTCAATCTGAATATAGCCCTTAACTATTTAAAGTGTTCTTTTACAAAGGGTTGGCGAGGCTGCATTTAATCAATGAAAAATTGGTGCAAAAGTTGTTGCAGTTTTCGCTCTTGTCCAGCATAGGACTGGTTTTGAAAAAGAGAATTATCAATAAAACCAAGCAATTAAATATTAATGAGAAAGCTAAAACTAAAGATAGGATTAGTATTTGGTCTTTTAAGTTCTACTGCTACACTGTTTGCGCAAGGAGATTTCCCAGGAGCCAGAATCCGTTTTTCAGATGGTAAATATACAAATGAAAGACGAGTGAAATTAAAAGTTGCCGCAGAAGGAGCTACTGAAATGCGTATTGGTGAAGATTTGGTCTTCAGTGATGTGCGTTGGATGAAGTATACAGAAGAGGTGGTTTGGATGCTATCTGATGGAGAAGGGGAGAAGATTATGATGGCACAGTTTAAAGATGATTCTGGAAAACTGTCAGATGTAGTTACTTCAAAAATAACTTTAGATAATACGCCTCCATCAAACCCTTACATCAAGATTGATGTACCTGGTAAGTATTATACAAATAAAGAGAGCCTGACGGTTGGTATAATCCTTAAAGCCGATGGTGCAAAATTTTATGAGATCAGTAACCACAATGCTTTTCATGGTAAAAAGTGGCAACTCCTGAAGGATGAGTATGCAGAGTGGGATCTGGAGCCGGGTTTTGATGGACCGAGAACCGTTTATGTGAGATTTAGAGATGTAGCAGGGAATGTTTCATTGACAGCCCATGATGAAATATTGCTTGACCGTACACCTCCAATGGAAGGAACTGTAGAAATTAATGGTGGACAAAAATATACGATTGATCAGACAAAAGAGATTGTCGTCAAGATCATGTCACGTCATGTTGATTCAATGGCTGTAGCTCAATCCGAGGAGGCTTTGAAAACAGCGACATGGGAAGCATACAAGGACAACAAGACACTGACGTTGGAAGGAGAAGACGGAGAGAAATCAGTTTTTGTGAAATTTAAGGATATAGCTGGAAATGAAACTCGAGCATGTTCTGATAATATCATTTTGGATACAACACCTCCAACTGACCTAAAACTGGAAATCAACAATGGCGCTAAAGAGACAGATAATATTAATAAAGAAGTGTCTCTTTCATTAGGTGGTGTAGATGTGGCTTATATGATTGTGAGTAATCATCCTTCATTCAGTGATGCTACATGGCGTAGGTTCCAGACAAAACTTGAAAACTGGAAACTAAGTGGGGAAACGGATGGTATTAAGACCGTTTATGCGAAGTTTAAGGATGAAGCAGGTAATATCTCAAGCCCAATCAGAGCGACTATTTCTTTGAAGAGAGGATTTTAATTAGAGAATTACTTTAATATATCAGAAGGAGCAGCAATCGTAAAAGAAGGCTGCTCCTTTTCTTTTTTATTCTTGATTAGTGGCAAAGATCATTTCTTGTTTGACTATCCAGTGCTAGATTATAATTCTGAAATTTTTTGAGTACTGATAAATATGAAATTCTATGAGAATCAGAAAAGCCTATAGTTTTGATGATGTATTGATTGTGCCAAAGTACAATACAATTAGATCAAGAAGAGATGTGAATTTCCAAACAAAAGTGACAAAGAATCACTCAATTGGAATTCCTATACTGATAGCCAATATGGATACAGTTTGTGAAAGCAAGATGGCCATAGCAGTAGGTAAGTTAGGAGGTTTAGGAGTGATTCACCGTTTCCTGACGATTGAGGAGCAGGCTTCAGAGATACGGGCAGTAAAGGATGAAGGCTTGATCAGTGCGGCTGCACTGGGCGTTAAAGATTATGAAGAACGATTGGAGGCTTTAGTGGAGGCAGGGTTGGATATAGTAGTACTGGATATTGCTCATGGTCACTCAATTATGGCAAAGGAAACATTGGACTATGTAAAGAAACACTTTCCAAAGGTAGACGTCTTGGTTGGAAATATTGCAAGCAGGGATGCTGCCCAAGAGTTTGCAGATTGGGGAGCGGATGGACTCAAAGTAGGAGTAGGTCCAGGTTCTATGTGTACGACAAGAATTATGACAGGCTGTGGAGTGCCTCAGCTTACAGCAATTGACGATGCCTTCCAAGGGGCAGGTGGATTGCCTATCTGTGCAGATGGAGGAATCAAGCAGCCAGGGGATATTGTCAAAGCTATTGGCGCAGGAGCTGATAATGTAATGGTAGGCTCTATAGTAAGTGGTACAGATGAAGCTCCGGGGGAGTTGATAGTGGCAAACGGTAAGAAGTTTAAAACCTATAGGGGGATGGCAAGCTTCGATGCTGCTGTCAGCAAAATGAAAAAAGACAAGCAGCAAGTAACTGAAGTAATCAGTGTGGAAGGCGAGAAAACATTGGTGGAGTATAAAGGGCCAGTGGAACCTATTCTAAAGCGTTACTTAGGAGGTTTAGCTTCAGGTATGACTTACAATGGAGCTACCACGATAGCTGAGCTTAAGGCGAATGTTGAGTTTGTGGAAATGTCAACACTTGGCTTGAAGGAAAGTATAGCTCACGGCAAAAGAGATTGAACAAAAAAAGGAAGTTTCAGAAATGGGGCTTCCTTTTTTTATGAATTTGTCACGTAAGGCAGAGGAGAGCAATCTTTATATTGTATAATATCCAATCATCTAATTTGAAAAGGAGGTAAATCCCAATTAAACCTCAGGTTTCGCCCGAAACCATATTTCATGTTCAACCAAACTTAAAAGCTATGAATACGCTCAAGGCTGATACGCCAGTAGAAGAGGTGGCAAGCTCACTTACTCACGGTCTAGGTGCTGTATTGAGTATTGTTGGACTTTTCGCGCTTATCTGGCGAGACGAAACACCCCTTCCTGCACTTCATGTGACCAGTTACACAGTATTTGGAGGTAGCATGGTAGTCCTTTATTTGGCTTCTACATTATACCATGCTTTTTTTAGGAACAAGCGCCTCTATCGAATTTTTCAGCTGATAGACCATTCAGCTATTTATGTACTAATAGCAGGAACCTATACGCCATTTACATTAATCACCATAAAAGGTTCATCAGGAATCTGGATGTTTGTGATTATTTGGCTGATGGCCATTTCAGGAGTGATCTTTAAATTCTTTTTTATTGGAAAGTACAAACGCTTGTCACTGCTGTTTTACCTGATTATGGGTTGGGTAGGAGCATTCTTTTACCGTGACCTGCTAAATGAGTTGAAAGAAGATGGGTTCAACCTTCTTTTATTGGGAGGTTTGAGTTACAGTATCGGTGTTGTGTTTTATATATGGAACAAGCTTCCGTTTAATCATGCTATCTGGCACTTATTTGTAATGGGTGGGAGTGCATTTTTGTATTTTTGTATCTATCATTATGTGCGATGAGATATTTTATAAAAAAATAATAAACTGAAGTTCAGTGATTAAAGTGTTAGGGGATGTCTAATTGTAAGAAATAGTTGGACTCCCTTATTTTTTTATGCTATATTTGCATTGCAAGTCAGTACGATCAGCTCCTACGAATCCCCCAGGTGCGGAAGCAAGCAAGGGTAAGTGGTTGAGCGGTGCGTTACTGGCTTGTTTTTTTATGCCCTATTCTCTCTTTTCCCTTCCTACAATTCTTTAGATTTCATTATATATTTTCTAGAATAAGTATATTTTTGTATCAAGTGGAGAGTATTTTACTCTAGCCAAACAACATACTTTGAATATGCAGATAGTGATCGGTAGAAATAGTGCGAAATGCCCTTACGACTATCATCCACTGTAAAAATGAAAACTAAACAATACACATGAAATTCTTTATTGACACAGCAAACCTGAGGATATCAAGGAAGCACATGCCTTAGGTGTTTTGGATGGGGTTACAACTAACCCGTCATTGATGGCAAAAGAAGGGATTAGCGGCAAAGCTAATGTAATGGCACATTATAAGGCTATTTGTGAGATCGTGGATGGTGATGTTAGTGCAGAGGTAATTGCAACTGACTATGAGAACATCATTAAGGAAGGAGAAGAGTTGGCTGCTATTGACTCTAAGATTGTCGTGAAAGTCCCTATGATCAAGGATGGGGTAAAGGCAATCAAGTATTTCTCTGACAAAGGCATTAGAACGAACTGTACATTG is a window from the Limibacter armeniacum genome containing:
- the trhA gene encoding PAQR family membrane homeostasis protein TrhA, giving the protein MNTLKADTPVEEVASSLTHGLGAVLSIVGLFALIWRDETPLPALHVTSYTVFGGSMVVLYLASTLYHAFFRNKRLYRIFQLIDHSAIYVLIAGTYTPFTLITIKGSSGIWMFVIIWLMAISGVIFKFFFIGKYKRLSLLFYLIMGWVGAFFYRDLLNELKEDGFNLLLLGGLSYSIGVVFYIWNKLPFNHAIWHLFVMGGSAFLYFCIYHYVR
- a CDS encoding guanosine monophosphate reductase is translated as MRIRKAYSFDDVLIVPKYNTIRSRRDVNFQTKVTKNHSIGIPILIANMDTVCESKMAIAVGKLGGLGVIHRFLTIEEQASEIRAVKDEGLISAAALGVKDYEERLEALVEAGLDIVVLDIAHGHSIMAKETLDYVKKHFPKVDVLVGNIASRDAAQEFADWGADGLKVGVGPGSMCTTRIMTGCGVPQLTAIDDAFQGAGGLPICADGGIKQPGDIVKAIGAGADNVMVGSIVSGTDEAPGELIVANGKKFKTYRGMASFDAAVSKMKKDKQQVTEVISVEGEKTLVEYKGPVEPILKRYLGGLASGMTYNGATTIAELKANVEFVEMSTLGLKESIAHGKRD